A genomic window from Candidatus Krumholzibacteriota bacterium includes:
- a CDS encoding phosphate ABC transporter permease subunit PstC → MRPQNEMSQKLLMSRGARRFRRAGALAGRSVLVFVASSSLLALLFIFYFIIRDAIPFFRIEGIGEFFTGTRWYPSREEAEFGAGAIFVGSGLVTLGAILVAVPIGVLAALCLSDILPFSLRQIVKPIIEMLAAVPSVVYGFFALVVFAPLLQERGGGLLAAGAWIVLGPLAIIAVVVLGDLATARVRLKRALPLRIAVTVGMGTVLFYGLQRLGAFLGALDIASGTNALNASIILGIMALPTVVSVSEDALGAVGRDLREGSYALGATRAETLLRVVIPAARSGILAAVILGVMRAVGETMVVWMASGNAARIPEPWFNYLQPIRTLTATIAGDMGEADHVTGSARYHVLFAMALCLLAFAFVSNLVSELIVRQARKRGY, encoded by the coding sequence ATGCGACCCCAAAACGAGATGAGTCAGAAGCTTCTCATGAGCAGGGGCGCCCGGCGCTTCAGGCGCGCGGGCGCCCTTGCGGGTCGCTCGGTCCTCGTCTTCGTGGCGTCGAGCTCGCTTCTCGCCCTCCTCTTCATCTTCTACTTCATCATCAGGGACGCGATCCCCTTCTTCCGGATCGAGGGGATCGGGGAGTTCTTCACCGGCACCCGGTGGTATCCGTCGCGTGAGGAGGCGGAGTTCGGCGCCGGCGCGATCTTCGTCGGGAGCGGGCTCGTCACGCTCGGGGCGATACTCGTCGCCGTGCCGATCGGCGTCCTCGCCGCCCTCTGCCTGAGCGACATCCTGCCCTTCTCACTGCGGCAGATCGTCAAGCCGATCATCGAGATGCTCGCCGCCGTCCCCTCGGTGGTGTACGGATTCTTCGCCCTCGTCGTCTTCGCGCCGTTGCTGCAGGAGCGGGGCGGGGGGCTGCTCGCCGCGGGAGCCTGGATCGTCCTCGGCCCCCTGGCGATCATCGCGGTCGTCGTCCTGGGAGACCTCGCGACGGCCAGGGTGCGTCTGAAGAGGGCCCTTCCCCTGCGGATCGCGGTAACGGTCGGGATGGGAACGGTCCTGTTCTACGGGCTCCAGCGGCTCGGGGCCTTCCTCGGGGCACTCGACATCGCGAGCGGCACGAACGCGCTCAACGCGTCGATCATTCTCGGGATCATGGCGCTCCCGACCGTCGTCAGCGTCTCGGAGGACGCCCTGGGCGCGGTCGGCCGCGATCTCCGCGAGGGGAGCTACGCGCTCGGCGCCACCCGCGCGGAAACGCTCCTCCGCGTCGTCATCCCCGCGGCGCGGAGCGGCATCCTCGCCGCGGTCATCCTCGGTGTCATGCGGGCCGTCGGCGAGACGATGGTCGTCTGGATGGCCTCGGGAAACGCGGCGCGCATACCGGAGCCATGGTTCAATTATCTCCAGCCGATCCGGACGCTCACCGCCACGATCGCCGGCGACATGGGAGAGGCCGACCACGTGACGGGCTCGGCGCGCTACCACGTCCTCTTCGCGATGGCGCTCTGCCTCCTCGCCTTCGCCTTCGTCTCGAATCTCGTCAGCGAGCTGATCGTCCGCCAGGCGAGGAAGAGGGGGTACTAG
- the phoU gene encoding phosphate signaling complex protein PhoU, which yields MSRHMEREIDNLKKKILTLGAKTEEIAYRAVNALQNRNRALAEEVLAADAEIDHMEVDLEEECLKVLALNQPVAGDLRFIISILKINNELERIGDLAVNIAERARFLSGREKLEFPLDFPRMMEGARVMLHKAIDALVNRDAKLAHEVLLSDDEIDAINREMYEKIQEGIRADPDQLESLIHLLSSSRHLERIADHATNIAEDVIYLVDGDIVRHKAEDFTDES from the coding sequence GTGTCCAGGCACATGGAGAGAGAGATCGACAATCTCAAGAAGAAGATCCTCACCCTCGGGGCGAAGACCGAGGAGATCGCCTACAGGGCCGTCAACGCGCTACAGAACAGGAACCGGGCCCTCGCGGAGGAGGTTCTCGCGGCCGACGCCGAGATCGACCACATGGAGGTCGATCTGGAGGAGGAGTGCCTCAAGGTGCTCGCCCTCAACCAGCCGGTCGCCGGGGACCTGCGCTTCATCATCTCGATCCTCAAGATCAACAACGAGCTCGAGCGGATCGGCGATCTCGCCGTCAACATCGCCGAACGGGCGCGCTTCCTCTCGGGACGCGAAAAGCTCGAGTTCCCGCTCGATTTTCCGCGGATGATGGAAGGGGCGCGCGTCATGCTCCACAAGGCGATCGACGCGCTCGTCAACCGCGACGCGAAGCTCGCGCACGAGGTGCTCCTCTCGGACGACGAGATCGACGCGATCAACCGCGAGATGTACGAGAAGATTCAGGAGGGGATACGCGCCGATCCCGATCAGCTCGAGAGCCTCATCCACCTGCTCTCCTCGTCGCGCCATCTCGAACGAATCGCCGACCACGCGACGAACATCGCCGAGGACGTCATCTACCTCGTCGACGGAGACATCGTCCGGCACAAGGCGGAGGATTTCACGGACGAAAGCTGA
- the pstA gene encoding phosphate ABC transporter permease PstA, with protein sequence MDLGSRKLLDRSFSAVGILSILLMTASLVVLLWPILLRGAGAFVFRATVEHRELMLEKFDRGDPETIALETAAAEAARAGAYEIINAFAEKLDEMDRERRREYRKEFREIEELVRELFGPRPGERQPVLMRDRYGQTRWDRALARIDRILYVENYDFSDRSAMGVVVRSPRVERFRGTALEPLFPLIATRAEEMLRPRLTFYPRFLTDESYDSHFFGGIWPEMLGTLYLAIGAMLFAVPFGIVAAIYLAEYAGEGRFVSLLRTCISSLAGVPSIVFGLFGLAFFINTIHVSGSKSVLAGSLTLALLVMPTVIRASEEAIRAVPVTYKEAAMSLGAGKWWTILTVILPASLPGILTSVIISMGRAAGETAPIIFTAAVSVGRPLGIHETLSQPTPALPWNIYNLATEHEAVDEIRHVQYGMVLTLVVMVLLLNLAAIIVRARISKKLRA encoded by the coding sequence ATGGACCTCGGAAGCCGCAAGCTGCTCGACCGGTCCTTCTCCGCGGTGGGGATCCTCTCGATCCTCCTCATGACCGCCTCGCTGGTCGTACTTCTCTGGCCGATTCTTCTCCGCGGCGCCGGCGCCTTCGTCTTCCGGGCCACGGTCGAGCACCGGGAACTGATGCTGGAGAAATTCGACCGCGGCGATCCGGAGACGATCGCGCTCGAGACGGCCGCCGCAGAGGCGGCGCGGGCCGGCGCCTACGAGATCATAAACGCCTTCGCGGAAAAGCTCGACGAAATGGATCGGGAGAGGCGACGCGAGTACCGGAAGGAGTTCAGGGAGATCGAGGAGCTCGTCAGGGAGCTCTTCGGGCCGCGTCCCGGCGAGCGGCAGCCGGTGCTGATGCGCGACCGCTACGGGCAGACGCGGTGGGACCGCGCCCTTGCCAGGATCGACCGGATACTGTACGTCGAAAATTACGACTTTTCCGACCGGTCCGCCATGGGCGTCGTCGTCCGTTCGCCCCGCGTCGAGCGCTTCCGCGGGACGGCGCTCGAGCCACTCTTTCCGCTCATCGCAACGAGGGCGGAGGAGATGCTCCGGCCGCGGCTGACCTTCTACCCGCGGTTTCTCACCGACGAATCCTACGACTCGCATTTCTTCGGCGGGATCTGGCCGGAGATGCTCGGCACGCTGTACCTCGCCATCGGGGCGATGCTCTTCGCCGTGCCCTTCGGCATCGTCGCGGCGATCTATCTCGCCGAGTACGCGGGCGAGGGACGCTTCGTGAGCCTGCTCCGCACGTGCATATCCTCGCTCGCCGGCGTCCCGAGCATCGTCTTCGGCCTCTTCGGCCTCGCCTTCTTCATCAACACGATCCACGTCTCCGGATCGAAGAGCGTCCTCGCCGGCTCGCTCACCCTCGCCCTCCTCGTGATGCCGACGGTGATCCGGGCGTCGGAGGAGGCGATACGGGCCGTCCCCGTCACGTACAAGGAAGCGGCGATGAGTCTCGGCGCCGGCAAGTGGTGGACGATTCTGACGGTGATCCTGCCCGCGTCGCTGCCGGGCATACTCACCTCGGTGATCATCTCGATGGGCCGGGCGGCCGGCGAGACCGCGCCGATCATCTTCACCGCGGCGGTCTCGGTCGGCCGGCCGCTCGGGATCCACGAGACGCTCTCCCAGCCGACGCCGGCCCTGCCGTGGAACATCTACAATCTCGCCACCGAGCACGAGGCGGTGGACGAGATCCGGCACGTGCAGTACGGTATGGTATTGACGCTCGTCGTGATGGTTCTTCTTCTCAACCTCGCGGCGATCATCGTCCGGGCCCGCATCTCGAAGAAGCTCCGGGCCTGA
- a CDS encoding phosphate ABC transporter substrate-binding protein has product MRRSITMLAVAAIAAIVTGLFAPGAVAEETRIFIDGSTTVGPIAKAFAEYYMSLHPDVNVTVSESGSGNGAKSLINGTCDIADMSRFMKDKEFAAAVEKGRMPVAHVVAVDGLAIVVHPSNPVSKLTVAEVRDIYMGTITNWKQLGGPDVAIVMISRDTNSGTYETFENLVMKKEKIADTAEYVGSNGAIRQRVQSTPAAIGYVGLGFVDRSVKALTINGVYPDMNTVSSGVYPIARPLFMFTDGYPKLGTHLHAFVTLYLTEKGQEIVEEIGFVPVTRY; this is encoded by the coding sequence ATGCGCAGATCCATCACCATGCTGGCCGTCGCGGCGATCGCCGCGATCGTCACCGGTCTCTTCGCCCCCGGCGCCGTCGCCGAGGAAACCAGGATCTTCATCGACGGGTCGACCACGGTCGGTCCGATCGCGAAGGCCTTCGCCGAGTACTACATGTCGCTTCATCCCGACGTGAACGTCACCGTGAGCGAGTCGGGCAGCGGCAACGGCGCAAAGAGCCTCATCAACGGTACCTGCGACATCGCGGACATGTCCCGTTTCATGAAGGACAAGGAGTTCGCGGCGGCGGTCGAGAAGGGCCGCATGCCGGTGGCGCACGTCGTCGCCGTCGACGGTCTCGCCATCGTCGTCCACCCGAGCAACCCGGTCTCGAAGCTCACCGTCGCCGAGGTCCGCGACATCTACATGGGCACGATCACCAACTGGAAGCAGCTCGGCGGCCCGGACGTGGCGATCGTGATGATCAGCCGGGACACGAACAGCGGCACCTACGAGACCTTCGAGAATCTCGTCATGAAGAAGGAGAAGATCGCCGACACGGCCGAGTACGTCGGCTCGAACGGCGCCATCCGCCAGCGGGTGCAGAGCACGCCGGCGGCCATCGGCTACGTCGGACTCGGATTCGTCGATCGCTCGGTCAAGGCGCTCACGATAAACGGCGTCTATCCCGACATGAACACCGTCTCCTCGGGCGTCTACCCGATCGCCCGGCCGCTGTTCATGTTCACCGACGGGTATCCGAAGCTCGGCACCCACCTGCACGCCTTCGTCACGCTGTATTTGACGGAGAAGGGGCAGGAGATCGTTGAGGAGATCGGGTTCGTCCCGGTGACCAGGTACTAG
- a CDS encoding putative porin yields MKRAILFVLIGSFLAAGAAQAGEWYDKVKIKGDFRQRHDLIQDESKDVDRNRWRIRARLELGATVTDDWSVGIRLASGSDDPVSTNQSMTDGASTKGFGLDLAYFDFHPGLIDGLHIVGGKMKLPFNTVQKTELIWDGDWNPEGAAVTYEAKIDERVALFVNGAFFYLEERSSDDDSWMAGGQAGIRITPADGMRLVVAGGYYDYQAFEGYAGMYDPGDLFGNTGIDDDGDMLYATDYNVAEFQAEFGVKLEKLAFAVYGDFVRNIEADSLDTAYLFGASVQHGKDKGHVKVYANYREVEDDAVVGEFTDSDFIGGGTNGNGFEIGAGYGIAKKVDLALSFFVNNKGIDEEIDFKRLLVDLVLKF; encoded by the coding sequence ATGAAGAGAGCCATCCTGTTCGTATTGATCGGATCGTTCCTCGCCGCCGGCGCCGCGCAGGCGGGAGAATGGTACGACAAGGTCAAGATCAAAGGCGATTTCCGTCAGCGCCATGACCTCATCCAGGACGAGTCGAAGGATGTCGATCGCAACCGCTGGCGGATCCGCGCGAGGCTCGAGCTCGGCGCGACGGTCACCGACGACTGGTCGGTGGGCATTCGCCTGGCGAGCGGTTCCGACGATCCCGTCTCGACGAACCAGTCGATGACCGACGGGGCATCCACCAAGGGCTTCGGCCTCGATCTGGCCTACTTCGACTTCCATCCCGGCCTGATCGACGGACTCCACATCGTCGGTGGAAAGATGAAGCTCCCCTTCAACACGGTGCAGAAGACCGAGCTCATCTGGGACGGCGACTGGAATCCCGAGGGCGCGGCCGTCACCTACGAGGCGAAAATCGACGAGCGGGTGGCCCTCTTCGTGAACGGTGCCTTCTTCTACCTGGAAGAGCGCTCGTCGGACGACGATTCATGGATGGCCGGCGGCCAGGCCGGAATCAGGATCACGCCCGCCGACGGCATGCGGCTCGTCGTCGCCGGCGGTTACTACGACTACCAGGCGTTCGAGGGCTACGCCGGGATGTACGATCCGGGTGACCTTTTCGGGAACACCGGCATCGACGACGACGGCGACATGCTCTACGCCACGGACTACAACGTGGCCGAGTTCCAGGCCGAGTTCGGCGTGAAGCTCGAGAAGCTCGCCTTCGCGGTCTACGGGGACTTCGTCCGGAACATCGAGGCCGACAGCCTCGACACGGCGTACCTGTTCGGCGCCTCGGTACAGCACGGCAAGGACAAGGGCCACGTGAAGGTGTACGCGAACTACCGCGAGGTCGAGGACGACGCGGTGGTCGGCGAGTTCACCGACTCCGATTTCATCGGCGGCGGCACGAACGGCAACGGATTCGAGATCGGCGCCGGCTACGGGATCGCGAAGAAGGTCGACCTCGCCCTCTCGTTCTTCGTCAACAACAAGGGCATCGACGAGGAGATCGACTTCAAGCGACTGCTCGTCGATCTCGTATTGAAGTTCTAG
- a CDS encoding phosphate ABC transporter ATP-binding protein produces MKGQTPGRKREVAADTRPLVSARDFSVFYETNEAVRKVTFDIPEKLVTAVIGPSGCGKSTYLRAINRMNDLIPGCRTEGFLGIDGQDLNAGSVDVVRLRKMVGMVFQKPNPFPKSIFDNIAYGPRIHGTTERGQLAGIVEESLRGAALWDEVKDRLNDNALGLSGGQQQRLCIARAIAVKPTILLMDEPASALDPKSTAHIEDLIGELRGGYTIAIVTHNMQQAARVSDYTAFFYEGELVEYGLTERIFTKPREQRTEDYITGRFG; encoded by the coding sequence ATGAAGGGGCAAACCCCCGGTCGAAAACGGGAGGTGGCGGCCGATACCAGGCCGCTCGTCTCCGCCAGGGATTTCTCCGTCTTCTACGAAACGAACGAGGCGGTCAGGAAGGTGACCTTCGACATCCCCGAGAAGCTGGTGACGGCGGTCATCGGCCCGAGCGGTTGCGGGAAGAGCACCTACCTGCGGGCGATCAACCGGATGAACGACCTGATCCCGGGCTGCCGCACGGAAGGGTTCCTCGGGATCGACGGACAGGATCTCAACGCCGGGAGCGTCGACGTCGTCCGCCTGCGGAAGATGGTCGGCATGGTCTTCCAAAAGCCCAATCCCTTCCCCAAGAGTATTTTCGACAACATCGCCTACGGACCGCGCATCCACGGGACGACGGAGCGCGGGCAACTCGCCGGGATCGTCGAGGAGAGTCTCCGGGGGGCCGCGCTCTGGGACGAGGTCAAGGACCGGCTGAACGACAACGCCCTCGGCCTCTCAGGCGGCCAGCAGCAGCGTCTCTGCATCGCGCGGGCGATCGCCGTGAAGCCGACGATCCTGCTCATGGACGAGCCGGCCTCCGCGCTCGATCCGAAATCGACGGCGCACATCGAGGACCTGATCGGCGAGCTCCGCGGCGGATACACCATCGCCATCGTGACGCACAACATGCAGCAGGCGGCGCGCGTCTCCGATTACACGGCCTTCTTCTACGAGGGGGAACTCGTCGAGTACGGCCTGACGGAGAGGATATTCACGAAGCCGCGGGAGCAGCGCACCGAGGATTACATCACCGGCCGGTTCGGTTAG